A portion of the Nitrososphaerales archaeon genome contains these proteins:
- the purF gene encoding amidophosphoribosyltransferase, with amino-acid sequence MREKCGVIGIYSSSGSNVTPLILSSLEALQHRGQESWGIAIEGHKPYRRLGLIPEKLTTKRRIVGKAGIGHVRYSTVGSTTLENAQPIQIGNKFSIAQNGTIVNFEILQNMLKSSYDVHSHDSDTKLIGLRLHQLLKENEWLESFVQMGKDLLGSYCLAILNNRSEVYGIRDPRGFRPLCIGWHEPSSSYIISSESCALIAVGAEFIRDVEPGEVVKLSKDGLQSFRFAEHVRHYHCAFEYTYFAHPSSCIDGAYVYRARKNIGRILAKKYGGWGDIVIPVPDSARPAALGYSEVSGIPFEEGLMKDRYRKRGMMRSFIEPTQTSREEIVKKIIPITHVVEGKDIVMVDDSIVRGTSSKIIIKLLKRAGARRVRMVVTFPPIRYPCYMGIDFPTQDELLAYKLCGEESDIDRINEIVGAGIGVDQLGYNDIDGLVEGIGLPKDELCLACVTGDYSCIGGRPKFRSREELKK; translated from the coding sequence TTGAGAGAGAAATGTGGAGTGATCGGCATATATTCATCTTCTGGAAGTAATGTCACACCTTTGATTCTCTCCAGTTTAGAGGCATTACAACACCGCGGACAGGAATCGTGGGGCATCGCGATTGAAGGCCATAAGCCTTATCGAAGATTGGGTTTGATACCCGAGAAACTTACAACCAAGAGGAGGATCGTTGGTAAGGCTGGAATCGGGCATGTGCGATACTCCACTGTAGGGAGTACAACATTAGAGAATGCCCAACCTATTCAAATCGGTAATAAATTCTCCATCGCTCAAAATGGTACTATCGTGAATTTTGAAATCCTTCAAAATATGCTAAAATCGAGCTACGATGTTCACAGTCACGATAGTGACACAAAGTTGATCGGTTTAAGACTTCATCAACTTCTAAAAGAAAATGAATGGTTGGAGTCCTTCGTTCAAATGGGGAAGGATCTGTTAGGTTCATACTGCTTAGCCATTTTGAATAATCGTAGTGAAGTGTATGGGATTAGAGATCCAAGAGGTTTCAGACCTCTATGCATCGGTTGGCATGAACCTTCATCTTCATATATAATATCTTCAGAGAGTTGTGCATTGATAGCCGTCGGTGCGGAGTTTATTCGTGATGTGGAGCCGGGTGAGGTTGTAAAGTTGAGTAAAGACGGTCTTCAATCATTTAGGTTTGCGGAGCACGTAAGGCACTACCACTGTGCTTTTGAATATACGTACTTCGCCCATCCATCTTCATGTATCGATGGTGCTTATGTATATAGAGCGCGGAAGAATATCGGTCGTATCTTAGCGAAGAAGTATGGTGGTTGGGGCGATATAGTAATCCCCGTACCCGATTCTGCCCGACCGGCAGCTCTAGGCTACTCAGAAGTGAGTGGTATACCATTCGAAGAGGGGTTGATGAAGGATCGTTATAGAAAGAGAGGTATGATGAGAAGCTTCATCGAACCTACCCAAACGAGTAGAGAGGAAATCGTAAAGAAGATCATCCCTATTACCCATGTTGTGGAAGGTAAGGATATCGTTATGGTAGATGACAGTATCGTACGTGGTACAAGCTCTAAGATAATCATCAAACTGTTAAAGCGGGCGGGTGCGCGTAGAGTAAGGATGGTTGTGACATTCCCTCCGATTCGTTACCCTTGCTACATGGGAATAGACTTCCCAACCCAAGATGAATTGCTAGCCTACAAGTTATGTGGTGAAGAGAGTGACATCGATAGAATAAATGAAATTGTTGGTGCAGGGATCGGTGTCGATCAGTTAGGGTACAATGATATAGATGGTTTGGTAGAGGGGATCGGTCTGCCTAAAGATGAATTATGTCTGGCCTGTGTTACTGGTGATTATAGCTGTATAGGTGGGAGGCCAAAGTTCCGGAGTAGAGAGGAGTTGAAGAAGTAA
- the purL gene encoding phosphoribosylformylglycinamidine synthase subunit PurL, protein MENLQLNLTDEEIKLVRRMLGREPNSLEWAMIDTEWSEHTSYKSSRKVLKLLPTKGKHVVIGPGYDSGVVDVGGGYIVTLHIESHNHPSAIDPYGGAATGIGGVLRDILCMGTRPIALIDPLRFGMIDRSEHSRWLFINVVKGIADYGNCVGVPTVAGEVEFDESFERNCLVDVACIGVGLRKHLILAEARHPNDLLILAGGSTGRDGIHGVTFASKVLSERSEEERSAVQVPDPFMKKLIIDATLEVVESGYVSGLKDLGGGGLTCALSEVAAKGGCGVEVYLDKVHLREPDMDPVEIMLSESQERMLFIVKEEGVEKVCKIFEKYGVPYSIIGKVTSDKYLTVKMKGKVLARLPAEMVARAPLMPRKSMKPEYIELCKGIEPPQEPKDLDEIFLKLLSSPNICSREWIYRQYDHEVGIRTVIKPGQADAAVLKLPNGKFLAVTSDGNSKHCYLDPYHGAAGCMAESCRNIIAVGGKPIAMVDHCQFGDPGKADVYWTFVESVRGMADYCKALHIPCVGGKVSFYNEDMVTRSAIKPSPVVMVIGLIDDAKHIIDMGLKMVDDVIVMLGLTKPEMGGSEYYEYIHNLVGGEVPKVDFRLEKRLHRLMGRIIRRGLAKAIHDCSKGGFAIALAEMCFPNGLGVEVDCSKVPALNCRLDELLFSETHGRFLIEVDSRDVGEVIQLASNMNIECGVIGRVNGSRLRLKMNDREVLDFSVKELKNIWSQALPRYLGEVD, encoded by the coding sequence GTGGAAAATCTTCAATTGAATTTAACGGATGAAGAAATAAAGCTAGTGAGAAGGATGTTGGGCAGAGAGCCCAATTCGTTGGAGTGGGCCATGATCGATACAGAGTGGTCTGAACATACAAGTTATAAGTCATCGAGGAAGGTTTTGAAACTCCTACCTACAAAGGGTAAGCATGTGGTGATAGGGCCCGGTTACGATTCGGGTGTTGTAGATGTAGGTGGTGGTTACATCGTTACACTTCACATCGAAAGCCATAACCATCCTTCTGCCATCGATCCCTACGGCGGTGCTGCAACGGGTATAGGTGGTGTCTTAAGGGATATTTTGTGTATGGGTACTCGCCCGATCGCTCTGATCGATCCATTAAGGTTCGGAATGATCGATCGAAGTGAGCATTCACGATGGCTATTCATAAATGTAGTAAAAGGTATTGCGGATTACGGTAACTGCGTCGGTGTTCCGACGGTAGCTGGTGAAGTGGAGTTCGATGAATCCTTTGAAAGAAATTGTCTTGTGGATGTAGCCTGTATAGGTGTGGGCTTAAGGAAGCATCTAATCTTAGCCGAGGCCCGCCATCCCAATGACCTCTTAATCCTCGCTGGAGGTAGCACTGGTCGTGATGGTATACATGGTGTAACATTCGCATCGAAGGTTTTGAGCGAGAGGTCTGAGGAAGAGAGGTCAGCAGTTCAAGTACCAGATCCATTCATGAAGAAATTGATCATAGATGCGACGTTAGAGGTTGTCGAGAGTGGTTATGTGAGTGGTTTAAAGGATCTAGGTGGCGGAGGTCTGACATGCGCTCTGTCTGAAGTCGCAGCGAAGGGTGGTTGTGGTGTTGAAGTATATCTGGATAAAGTTCATCTACGTGAACCTGATATGGATCCTGTAGAGATAATGCTATCTGAATCTCAAGAGAGAATGTTATTTATTGTGAAGGAAGAGGGTGTAGAGAAGGTGTGTAAAATCTTTGAAAAGTATGGTGTGCCATACTCGATCATCGGCAAAGTAACGAGTGATAAGTATTTAACTGTGAAGATGAAGGGGAAGGTCCTGGCCCGCCTTCCCGCTGAAATGGTAGCAAGGGCACCCCTTATGCCTCGAAAGAGTATGAAGCCTGAATATATTGAATTATGCAAAGGTATCGAGCCTCCACAGGAGCCAAAAGATCTGGATGAAATCTTCTTAAAACTTCTTTCATCACCAAATATCTGTAGCAGGGAGTGGATCTATCGCCAGTACGATCATGAAGTCGGTATCAGAACGGTCATCAAACCTGGACAGGCGGATGCTGCAGTCCTTAAATTGCCGAATGGGAAGTTTTTGGCTGTAACGAGTGATGGCAATAGTAAACATTGCTATCTCGATCCCTACCATGGTGCGGCCGGATGTATGGCCGAATCTTGCAGAAATATCATTGCGGTAGGAGGTAAGCCTATAGCTATGGTCGATCATTGCCAATTCGGCGACCCGGGTAAGGCTGACGTGTATTGGACCTTCGTCGAATCTGTACGTGGTATGGCGGATTACTGTAAAGCCCTTCACATACCGTGTGTTGGAGGGAAGGTGAGTTTCTACAATGAGGATATGGTGACACGCTCCGCGATCAAACCTTCACCAGTCGTAATGGTTATTGGATTGATCGACGATGCAAAACATATTATAGATATGGGCTTAAAGATGGTTGATGATGTGATAGTGATGCTGGGCTTGACCAAGCCAGAAATGGGCGGCTCCGAATATTATGAGTATATCCATAATTTGGTGGGTGGTGAAGTCCCGAAGGTCGACTTTCGACTTGAGAAGAGGCTCCATCGATTGATGGGTAGAATCATCAGGAGAGGGTTGGCCAAAGCTATTCATGATTGTTCAAAAGGAGGGTTTGCTATAGCGTTAGCGGAGATGTGCTTTCCGAACGGTTTGGGTGTCGAAGTAGACTGTTCAAAAGTACCTGCGCTTAATTGTAGACTCGATGAATTACTATTCTCTGAGACCCATGGTAGATTTTTGATAGAAGTGGATAGTAGAGATGTAGGAGAAGTTATACAGTTAGCTTCAAATATGAATATAGAGTGCGGTGTGATAGGCAGGGTTAATGGGAGCAGGTTAAGGTTAAAGATGAACGATCGTGAAGTCCTTGACTTTTCGGTCAAAGAATTGAAAAATATCTGGTCTCAGGCGCTCCCTAGGTATCTGGGTGAGGTTGATTGA
- the purQ gene encoding phosphoribosylformylglycinamidine synthase I translates to MKVAVIRFPGSNCDLDTIEVLSSMPKVEPHLVWHEDHDIRTYDAIILPGGFSYGDYLRAGIIAAHSPIMNHVKYLAERGVPILGICNGFQILVEANLLPGALLRNSSLKFICKWVKIKVETNRTPFTCKLSKGEILRIPIAHNEGRYFIPRKGFKELHRYDQIVFRYVDESGKVSEEANPNGSIANIAGICNREGNVVGMMPHPERASQTILSPYRTEDGRKIFESLIDYVMR, encoded by the coding sequence ATGAAGGTAGCGGTGATACGCTTTCCGGGTAGTAACTGTGATCTCGATACGATCGAAGTACTATCGAGTATGCCAAAGGTCGAGCCACATCTGGTGTGGCATGAAGATCACGATATTCGTACCTACGATGCGATCATTCTACCCGGTGGCTTCAGTTATGGGGATTATCTAAGGGCAGGTATTATAGCTGCCCATAGCCCGATCATGAATCATGTGAAATATTTGGCTGAGAGAGGTGTACCCATACTCGGTATCTGTAATGGATTTCAAATCCTGGTAGAAGCAAATCTACTTCCCGGTGCGCTCTTAAGGAATAGCTCTTTAAAATTCATATGTAAATGGGTGAAAATAAAGGTGGAAACGAATAGAACACCATTCACATGCAAGCTAAGTAAAGGAGAGATTCTTCGAATACCCATCGCACATAATGAGGGTAGATACTTTATACCACGAAAAGGCTTTAAAGAGTTACACAGATACGATCAGATCGTCTTCCGTTACGTCGATGAATCGGGTAAAGTGAGTGAGGAAGCGAATCCGAATGGTTCGATCGCTAATATCGCTGGTATCTGCAACCGTGAAGGCAATGTCGTGGGTATGATGCCCCATCCCGAGAGGGCTTCTCAAACTATCCTTAGCCCTTACCGCACTGAAGATGGTAGGAAGATATTCGAATCCTTGATCGATTACGTGATGAGGTGA
- the purS gene encoding phosphoribosylformylglycinamidine synthase subunit PurS: MKEKFLVYVTIEGKPMARDPEGETIHRVLLTKGHYSMVKSVRVAKLLKMVVEAESEAEAERIVTELCDNLRLYNPAAHRCSVKVSGRVK; encoded by the coding sequence ATGAAAGAGAAATTTCTTGTCTATGTGACGATCGAGGGTAAGCCCATGGCAAGGGACCCAGAAGGCGAGACCATACATCGAGTACTCTTAACAAAAGGTCATTATAGTATGGTAAAGTCGGTCCGTGTAGCTAAATTACTGAAGATGGTTGTGGAGGCTGAAAGTGAAGCGGAAGCGGAGAGGATCGTTACCGAACTCTGTGACAATCTTAGATTATATAATCCGGCTGCGCACAGATGCTCAGTAAAGGTCAGTGGTAGAGTCAAATGA